A single window of Kitasatospora sp. HUAS MG31 DNA harbors:
- a CDS encoding ABC transporter ATP-binding protein — protein sequence MTQQGTITALDGMVAVEDVHRSFGSGPRAVHALRGVTFTARRGELTVLKGRSGSGKTTLLNLVGGLDTPTSGRILVDGTDLAALAEPERLALRRDRIGFVFQSFGLLPVLTAAENVGVPMRLRRMPARQREDRVRTLLALVGLADHAEQRPGELSGGQQQRVAIARALANEPDLLIADEPTGQLDSETGRAVMELLRAVVRSEGVSALVATHDPTLMELADHIIDLTDGHTTP from the coding sequence ATGACGCAGCAGGGCACCATCACCGCGCTCGACGGCATGGTGGCGGTCGAGGACGTCCACCGCAGCTTCGGCAGCGGCCCGCGGGCGGTGCACGCCCTGCGCGGCGTCACCTTCACCGCCCGCCGCGGCGAACTCACCGTCCTCAAGGGCCGGTCCGGCTCCGGCAAGACCACCCTGCTCAACCTGGTCGGCGGCCTGGACACCCCGACCTCCGGCCGGATCCTCGTGGACGGCACCGACCTGGCCGCCCTCGCCGAGCCGGAGCGTCTGGCCCTGCGGCGGGACCGGATCGGCTTCGTCTTCCAGTCCTTCGGCCTGCTGCCGGTCCTGACCGCGGCGGAGAACGTCGGGGTGCCGATGCGGCTGCGGCGGATGCCGGCCCGTCAGCGGGAGGACCGCGTCCGCACCCTGCTGGCCCTGGTCGGGCTCGCCGACCACGCCGAGCAGCGGCCCGGCGAGCTGTCCGGCGGCCAGCAGCAACGCGTCGCCATTGCCCGGGCGTTGGCCAACGAGCCGGACCTCCTCATCGCCGACGAGCCCACCGGCCAGCTCGACTCCGAGACCGGCCGCGCGGTCATGGAACTCCTCCGCGCCGTCGTCCGCAGCGAGGGCGTCTCCGCCCTCGTCGCCACCCACGACCCCACCCTCATGGAACTCGCCGACCACATCATCGACCTCACCGACGGCCACACCACCCCGTAG
- a CDS encoding Lrp/AsnC family transcriptional regulator: MDAVDRLLLAELQADARLSYNELSRRVNLSAPAVAERVRRLEADGVITGYHAHVDPARAGTAVTALVSIQCYGPRCVLKDPDVPTWPEVFQLHRVTGGACCTLLVGVPNMVAFEQLIDRLGAYGQPSSSMILSSPVPWRAVVAR, from the coding sequence ATGGACGCGGTCGACCGCCTCCTGCTGGCCGAGCTGCAGGCCGACGCCCGGCTCTCGTACAACGAGCTCTCCCGCCGGGTGAACCTCTCGGCGCCCGCCGTCGCCGAACGGGTCCGCCGGCTGGAGGCGGACGGGGTGATCACCGGCTACCACGCCCACGTGGACCCGGCCCGGGCCGGCACCGCGGTGACCGCCCTGGTCAGCATCCAGTGCTACGGCCCGCGCTGCGTGCTCAAGGACCCGGACGTGCCCACCTGGCCGGAGGTGTTCCAGCTCCACCGGGTCACCGGCGGCGCCTGCTGCACACTGCTGGTCGGGGTGCCGAACATGGTCGCCTTCGAGCAGCTGATCGACCGGCTGGGCGCGTACGGGCAGCCGTCCAGCTCGATGATCCTCTCCAGCCCGGTGCCGTGGCGGGCGGTGGTCGCCCGCTGA
- a CDS encoding ABC transporter permease, which produces MIGFAVRRLRGRLPLAAAALLTMLITTAALTTLAAFDRGVDDAGLRSTLQGPGRVRATVLLSGDRSAASRAGDDAEVRDVAARLFGPLPATVDAVARSRSYGLPGAATTGTGPDLTLLAALDRGRLALTAGQWPAAARAGSPVEVAVPSAALARLGLAEAALPADLTLTDRNAGGTLTVRVTGVYRAADRTGPYWRLDPLGGREVQVKGFTTYGPLLVDDSAFTAGGLAQAGRSWLIGADFGAVDTEEARRLAERAAPLTAPGYVTPAGLTARTDLPGLLAETRSAALVARSTLMIGALQLAVLAAAAVLLVVHLLAERRTAEDTLLTARGAARGRLAALAAVEALLLALPSALLAPLLTPVLLRLLAVPGVSAGPAWSSWPVAAGCALGCALLATLPAVFRGAGAAVLRRTGRRQQLVAGAARSGADLALVLLAVLAYRQLDRYRGGLSTDTAGDLGVDPLLVAAPTLALCAGTVVVLRLLPFAARLGGRLAARGRGLGSALAGWQLARRPARSTGPVLLLVLAVAMSVLALGQHAAWSTSQRDQAAFTTAGGLRITSPGVPALGQGGRYGSLPGGDRLTPVAREEQPLPGGRSAQLLAADARGLADRLRIRPDLLEGRSPAEVLTPIAVPAPTGPQAGLVLPGRPTRIDLDVSLEVLRRETAPPPDLPYRYEARPEQRPALRVLLRDRFGIPYWLMMPGLPEQGDARLSLDLAPFTGAPVGSPAYPLTVAALEFSYRENRDGGGAGRLTVHRVATSDGPGGPATPVPVPAGLGWAAAGPDSPGDPAAATGSAPAGGDRLAVLDYQARLGAERTVRVLLEPTDGKAAAAAPTEIPVVATRAYLDALGARPGDLVRMPVGTTTVPLRITTAVRALPTTDGAAVLADLGTLERLLARTGTDGLRPAEWWLPATGPGDPVVDRAVRDLRAATGSQNLAVLDETAAALLDDPQGAAPQQALAALAVAAAVLAAIGFAAATAASGTERAGEFAVLSALGMPRRGVARTVLGEQAVLVGLGTAVGLGLGALLVHLVVPLVVLTPAARRPVPEVLVHLPLGTALAAALATAAVPLLAAALGVRRHRDPAARLRHVEEM; this is translated from the coding sequence ATGATCGGCTTCGCCGTGCGCCGGTTGCGCGGCCGACTGCCGCTGGCCGCCGCCGCGTTGCTGACCATGCTGATCACCACGGCCGCGCTGACCACGCTGGCGGCGTTCGACCGCGGGGTGGACGACGCCGGGCTGCGCAGCACGCTGCAGGGGCCCGGCCGGGTCCGCGCCACCGTGCTGCTCAGCGGCGACCGGTCGGCGGCGAGCCGCGCGGGCGACGACGCGGAGGTCCGCGACGTGGCCGCCCGGCTGTTCGGCCCGCTGCCCGCCACCGTGGACGCGGTGGCCCGCAGCCGCTCGTACGGGCTGCCCGGGGCGGCCACCACCGGGACCGGGCCGGACCTCACCCTGCTGGCCGCCCTCGACCGCGGCCGGCTCGCCCTCACCGCCGGGCAGTGGCCCGCCGCGGCCCGGGCCGGGTCGCCGGTGGAGGTGGCCGTACCGTCCGCCGCGCTCGCCCGGCTCGGGCTGGCCGAGGCCGCCCTGCCCGCCGACCTGACCCTCACCGACCGCAACGCCGGCGGCACCCTGACCGTCCGGGTGACCGGCGTCTACCGCGCCGCCGACCGGACCGGGCCCTACTGGCGCCTCGACCCGCTGGGCGGCCGCGAGGTGCAGGTCAAGGGCTTCACCACGTACGGGCCGCTGCTGGTCGACGACTCCGCCTTCACCGCCGGCGGCCTGGCCCAGGCCGGCCGCAGCTGGCTGATCGGCGCGGACTTCGGCGCCGTGGACACCGAGGAGGCGCGGCGGCTGGCCGAGCGGGCCGCCCCGCTGACCGCACCCGGGTACGTCACCCCCGCCGGCCTCACCGCCCGCACCGACCTGCCCGGGCTGCTGGCCGAGACCCGCTCGGCCGCCCTGGTCGCCCGCTCCACCCTGATGATCGGCGCCCTGCAACTGGCCGTCCTGGCCGCCGCCGCGGTCCTGCTGGTGGTCCACCTGCTCGCCGAGCGGCGGACCGCCGAGGACACACTGCTCACCGCCCGCGGCGCCGCCCGGGGCCGGCTCGCCGCCCTGGCCGCCGTCGAGGCGCTGCTGCTGGCGCTGCCCTCCGCGCTGCTCGCACCGCTGCTCACCCCCGTCCTGCTCCGCCTGCTCGCCGTCCCCGGGGTGTCGGCCGGACCGGCCTGGAGCAGCTGGCCGGTCGCCGCCGGCTGCGCCCTCGGCTGTGCGCTGCTGGCCACCCTGCCCGCCGTGTTCCGCGGCGCCGGCGCGGCCGTGCTGCGCCGGACCGGCCGGCGGCAGCAGCTGGTCGCCGGGGCCGCCCGCTCCGGCGCCGACCTGGCCCTGGTGCTGCTCGCCGTCCTCGCCTACCGCCAGCTCGACCGGTACCGGGGCGGCCTCAGCACCGACACCGCCGGCGACCTCGGCGTGGACCCGCTGCTGGTGGCCGCCCCCACCCTGGCGCTGTGCGCCGGCACCGTCGTGGTGCTGCGGCTGCTGCCGTTCGCCGCCCGGCTCGGCGGCCGACTCGCCGCCCGCGGCCGGGGCCTGGGCTCCGCGCTGGCCGGCTGGCAGCTCGCCCGCCGGCCCGCCCGCTCCACCGGACCGGTCCTGCTGCTGGTCCTCGCCGTGGCGATGAGCGTGCTCGCCCTCGGCCAGCACGCCGCCTGGTCCACCTCCCAGCGCGACCAGGCCGCGTTCACCACCGCCGGCGGCCTGCGGATCACCTCGCCCGGCGTCCCCGCCCTGGGCCAGGGCGGCCGGTACGGCTCGCTGCCCGGCGGCGACCGGCTGACCCCGGTGGCCCGCGAGGAGCAGCCGCTGCCCGGCGGCCGCAGCGCCCAGCTGCTGGCCGCGGACGCCCGCGGCCTGGCCGACCGGCTGCGGATCCGGCCCGACCTGCTGGAGGGCCGCTCGCCCGCGGAGGTCCTCACCCCGATCGCCGTCCCGGCGCCCACCGGCCCGCAGGCCGGACTGGTCCTGCCGGGCCGCCCGACCCGGATCGACCTGGACGTCAGCCTGGAGGTGCTGCGCCGGGAGACCGCGCCGCCGCCCGACCTCCCGTACCGGTACGAGGCCCGGCCCGAACAGCGGCCCGCGCTGCGGGTGCTGCTGCGCGACCGCTTCGGCATCCCGTACTGGCTGATGATGCCCGGGCTGCCCGAGCAGGGCGACGCCCGGCTCAGCCTCGACCTCGCGCCGTTCACCGGCGCGCCGGTCGGCTCCCCGGCCTACCCGCTGACCGTGGCGGCCCTGGAGTTCTCGTACCGGGAGAACCGGGACGGCGGCGGCGCCGGCCGGCTCACCGTCCACCGGGTGGCGACCTCCGACGGCCCGGGCGGCCCGGCGACCCCGGTGCCCGTCCCGGCCGGACTCGGCTGGGCGGCCGCCGGCCCGGACTCCCCGGGCGACCCGGCGGCCGCCACCGGATCCGCACCGGCCGGCGGCGACCGGCTCGCGGTCCTCGACTACCAGGCCCGCCTCGGCGCCGAGCGGACCGTCCGGGTGCTGCTGGAACCCACCGACGGGAAGGCCGCGGCCGCCGCGCCGACGGAGATCCCGGTCGTGGCCACCCGCGCCTACCTGGACGCCCTCGGCGCCCGGCCCGGCGACCTGGTCCGGATGCCGGTCGGCACCACCACCGTCCCGCTCCGGATCACCACCGCCGTCCGCGCCCTCCCCACCACCGACGGAGCCGCCGTCCTCGCCGACCTCGGCACCCTGGAACGGCTCCTCGCTCGGACCGGCACGGACGGCCTGCGGCCCGCCGAGTGGTGGCTGCCCGCCACCGGCCCCGGCGACCCGGTGGTCGACCGAGCCGTCCGGGACCTGCGCGCCGCCACCGGCTCCCAGAACCTCGCCGTCCTCGACGAGACCGCCGCCGCCCTGCTGGACGACCCGCAGGGCGCCGCACCCCAGCAGGCCCTGGCCGCGCTCGCGGTGGCCGCCGCCGTCCTGGCCGCGATCGGCTTCGCCGCCGCCACGGCCGCCTCCGGGACCGAGCGGGCCGGGGAGTTCGCGGTGCTGTCCGCCCTCGGCATGCCCCGGCGCGGCGTGGCCCGGACCGTCCTCGGCGAGCAGGCCGTCCTGGTGGGGCTCGGCACCGCCGTCGGCCTCGGCCTCGGCGCCCTCCTGGTCCACCTGGTGGTCCCGCTGGTCGTGCTGACCCCCGCCGCCCGCCGCCCGGTCCCCGAGGTCCTGGTCCACCTGCCGCTCGGCACCGCCCTGGCGGCCGCCCTCGCCACCGCCGCCGTCCCCCTGCTCGCCGCGGCCCTCGGGGTCCGCCGCCACCGCGATCCGGCCGCGCGGCTGCGCCACGTGGAGGAGATGTGA
- a CDS encoding DoxX family protein, producing MTSLYRKDLGLLALRTTVGGVLFAHGAQKLFGWFGGGGLEGTAAAMEHMGFEPGLRNAKAAGLGEAGGGALLALGLATPAAGAMVAGTMAGATSVHAPAGFFAMGGGYEYPAMLGACGLALGIAGAGRYSLDHALGHRLDRPWLGVLAFSVSALGAVAVVTRRQDVLRRREARAADEAAMQARAGTGIA from the coding sequence ATGACCAGTCTGTACCGCAAGGATCTCGGACTCCTGGCGCTGCGCACCACGGTGGGCGGCGTGCTGTTCGCGCACGGCGCCCAGAAGCTGTTCGGCTGGTTCGGCGGCGGCGGGCTGGAGGGCACGGCCGCCGCCATGGAGCACATGGGGTTCGAGCCCGGCCTGCGGAACGCGAAGGCGGCCGGGCTCGGCGAGGCCGGCGGCGGCGCGCTGCTGGCCCTCGGCCTGGCCACCCCGGCGGCGGGCGCGATGGTCGCGGGCACCATGGCGGGCGCCACCTCGGTGCACGCCCCGGCCGGGTTCTTCGCGATGGGCGGCGGCTACGAGTACCCGGCGATGCTCGGCGCCTGCGGGCTCGCCCTCGGCATCGCCGGAGCCGGCCGCTACTCCCTCGACCACGCCCTCGGCCACCGGCTGGACCGGCCCTGGCTGGGCGTCCTGGCGTTCTCCGTCAGCGCGCTCGGCGCGGTCGCGGTGGTCACCCGGCGGCAGGACGTGCTGCGCCGCCGCGAGGCCCGGGCCGCCGACGAGGCCGCGATGCAGGCCCGGGCGGGCACCGGCATCGCCTGA
- a CDS encoding tryptophan 2,3-dioxygenase: MNGDAVRPNLTFRPEEEPGTGTPYARYVHLDILHSLQQPRSKVPAEYSFIVATQVMELLFDLLRHEWTAAQQALREDDLTGALAALRRGTHVQDVLVSSWDLLATMTPAEFNAFREVLGEASGFQSAEFLRLEFMLGNKSEKMLRMYQEDPAAQADLATALAAPSLYDDALALLDRHGIAAPHEPSATRHQSDPAVEQAWRAVYTDPERADLARLGEALLDTAERVTRWRQRHYAAVKRTMGAKPGTGGSSGLTWLKQAADQDVFPELWAVRNEL; this comes from the coding sequence ATGAATGGGGACGCCGTCCGGCCGAACCTGACCTTCCGCCCCGAGGAGGAGCCGGGCACCGGCACCCCGTACGCCCGGTACGTCCACCTCGACATCCTGCACAGCCTGCAGCAGCCCCGCAGCAAGGTGCCGGCGGAGTACTCGTTCATCGTCGCCACCCAGGTCATGGAGCTGCTCTTCGACCTGCTGCGGCACGAGTGGACCGCCGCCCAGCAGGCGCTGCGCGAGGACGACCTGACCGGCGCGCTGGCGGCACTGCGGCGCGGCACCCACGTCCAGGACGTGCTGGTGAGCTCCTGGGACCTGCTGGCCACCATGACCCCGGCCGAGTTCAACGCCTTCCGCGAGGTGCTCGGCGAGGCCTCCGGCTTCCAGTCCGCGGAGTTCCTGCGGCTGGAGTTCATGCTCGGCAACAAGAGCGAGAAGATGCTGCGGATGTACCAGGAGGACCCGGCCGCGCAGGCCGACCTGGCCACCGCGCTCGCCGCGCCCAGCCTGTACGACGACGCCCTCGCCCTGCTGGACCGGCACGGCATCGCCGCCCCACACGAGCCTTCCGCCACCCGCCACCAGAGCGACCCCGCCGTGGAGCAGGCCTGGCGCGCCGTCTACACCGACCCCGAGCGGGCGGACCTGGCGCGGCTCGGCGAGGCCCTGCTGGACACCGCCGAGCGGGTCACCCGCTGGCGCCAGCGGCACTACGCCGCGGTGAAGCGGACCATGGGCGCCAAGCCCGGCACCGGCGGCTCCAGCGGCCTGACCTGGCTGAAGCAGGCCGCCGACCAGGACGTCTTCCCCGAGCTGTGGGCAGTGAGGAACGAACTGTGA
- a CDS encoding barstar family protein encodes MSGEPRHRPPEYHLDGSSVTGERDLYAALGRALRAPDGYYGRNLDALADCLRGGYGPEPPFTLVWHHAAAARRVLGRRLERAGGGERDYFTAVVEVLREAGVTVRLE; translated from the coding sequence TTGTCGGGAGAACCGCGGCACCGGCCGCCCGAGTACCACCTGGACGGCTCGTCGGTCACCGGCGAGCGGGACCTCTACGCCGCGCTCGGCCGGGCGCTGCGGGCGCCGGACGGCTACTACGGGCGCAACCTGGACGCGCTGGCGGACTGCCTGCGCGGCGGGTACGGGCCCGAGCCGCCGTTCACGCTGGTGTGGCACCACGCGGCGGCGGCCCGGCGGGTGCTCGGCCGGCGGCTGGAGCGGGCGGGCGGCGGGGAGCGGGACTACTTCACGGCGGTGGTCGAGGTGCTGCGCGAGGCGGGGGTGACGGTCCGTCTGGAGTGA
- the kynU gene encoding kynureninase: MSDLRPVPTREECAALDAADPLAGLREEFLLPEGVLYLDGNSLGALPRRAPERVREMVEQEWGHGLIRSWNDAGWYGMPRRLGARLSPMLGAAPGQVVVCDSTSVNLFKVLSAALRLRPGRRTVLAENAAFPTDLYITEGVTGVFDGARSVLLPSAADLDDHLGEDVAAVVLSHVDYRTGELLDMAAVTERVHRAGALMIWDVCHTAGALPVEFDRCQVDFAVGCGYKYLNGGPGAPAFLYVAERHQADARQPLSGWFGHARPFAFEPGYEPVDGVGRFLTGTPPLLGMAALDASLDVWEKVDLQAVRTKSLALTDLFMDLVEPLGLPVVTPRQQTLRGSQVALRHPDGYAVVQALIERGVIGDFRAPDLIRFGFTPLYLSYTDVWDSARHLAEVLETGEWREERFTRRGAVT; encoded by the coding sequence GTGAGCGACCTGCGCCCGGTCCCCACGCGCGAGGAGTGCGCCGCGCTGGACGCCGCCGACCCGCTGGCGGGCCTGCGCGAGGAGTTCCTGCTGCCCGAGGGAGTGCTCTACCTCGACGGCAACTCGCTCGGCGCGCTGCCCCGCCGCGCCCCCGAGCGGGTCCGCGAGATGGTCGAGCAGGAGTGGGGCCACGGCCTCATCCGCAGCTGGAACGACGCCGGCTGGTACGGGATGCCCCGCCGGCTCGGCGCCCGGCTCTCCCCGATGCTGGGCGCCGCCCCGGGCCAGGTGGTGGTCTGCGACTCCACCTCGGTCAACCTGTTCAAGGTGCTCAGCGCCGCCCTGCGGCTGCGCCCCGGCCGCCGGACCGTGCTCGCCGAGAACGCCGCCTTCCCCACCGACCTCTACATCACCGAGGGCGTCACCGGCGTCTTCGACGGCGCCCGCAGCGTGCTGCTGCCCTCCGCCGCCGACCTCGACGACCACCTCGGCGAGGACGTCGCCGCGGTCGTCCTCTCCCACGTCGACTACCGCACCGGCGAGCTGCTCGACATGGCCGCCGTCACCGAACGGGTGCACCGCGCCGGGGCGTTGATGATCTGGGACGTCTGCCACACGGCGGGCGCGCTGCCGGTCGAGTTCGACCGCTGCCAGGTCGACTTCGCGGTGGGCTGCGGGTACAAGTACCTCAACGGCGGCCCCGGTGCCCCCGCCTTCCTCTACGTCGCCGAACGCCACCAGGCCGACGCCCGGCAGCCGCTCAGCGGCTGGTTCGGCCACGCCCGCCCGTTCGCCTTCGAGCCCGGCTACGAACCCGTCGACGGCGTCGGCCGGTTCCTCACCGGTACGCCCCCGCTGCTCGGCATGGCCGCGCTGGACGCCAGCCTGGACGTCTGGGAGAAGGTCGACCTGCAGGCCGTCCGGACCAAGAGTCTGGCCCTCACCGACCTGTTCATGGACCTCGTCGAGCCGCTCGGGCTGCCGGTCGTGACGCCGCGTCAGCAGACGCTGCGGGGCAGCCAGGTGGCGCTGCGGCACCCGGACGGCTACGCCGTGGTGCAGGCACTGATCGAACGCGGTGTGATCGGCGACTTCCGGGCCCCCGACCTGATCCGCTTCGGCTTCACCCCGCTGTACCTGTCCTACACGGACGTCTGGGACTCCGCCCGCCACCTCGCGGAGGTCCTGGAGACGGGCGAGTGGCGCGAGGAGCGCTTCACCCGCCGCGGCGCGGTGACCTGA
- a CDS encoding 4'-phosphopantetheinyl transferase family protein: MISVGPGYPGVRRPFGVVASTEEVLADPAADPGVLNPLEQARAARFRRDRDRNDFVAAHLLVRRCAARLLEIPPAEVEFVQHCADCSIPGHGRPGVAGRPEVSLSLSHTTGVVAAAAGFTPVAVDVEQLGSRQADPAVLARVLAPAEEKLVSAHPDPETAFLRQWVRKEAMIKLGLLELDSLATADLSALPLDQEPGSLAHYRTDDLHFTEFHDPRRGVLVAAAGPIPVLLGVSATPFTDLP, encoded by the coding sequence ATGATCAGTGTCGGTCCCGGATACCCGGGGGTACGGCGGCCGTTCGGCGTGGTGGCGTCCACCGAGGAGGTGCTCGCCGATCCGGCGGCCGACCCGGGGGTGCTGAACCCGTTGGAACAGGCCCGGGCGGCGCGGTTCCGCCGCGACCGCGACCGGAACGACTTCGTCGCGGCCCACCTGCTGGTGCGGCGCTGTGCGGCCCGGCTGCTGGAAATCCCTCCCGCCGAGGTGGAGTTCGTCCAGCACTGCGCGGACTGCTCGATCCCCGGGCACGGACGGCCGGGGGTGGCCGGACGGCCGGAGGTCTCGCTGAGCCTCTCGCACACCACCGGCGTGGTCGCCGCCGCGGCCGGCTTCACCCCGGTCGCCGTGGACGTCGAACAGCTCGGCTCCCGGCAGGCGGACCCGGCGGTCCTGGCCCGGGTGCTGGCCCCCGCCGAGGAGAAGCTGGTGTCCGCCCACCCGGATCCGGAGACGGCGTTCCTGCGGCAGTGGGTCCGCAAGGAGGCCATGATCAAGCTCGGCCTCCTCGAACTGGACTCGCTGGCCACGGCCGACCTCTCCGCCCTCCCGCTGGACCAGGAGCCGGGCTCCCTCGCCCACTACCGGACCGACGACCTCCACTTCACCGAGTTCCACGACCCGCGCCGCGGGGTCCTGGTGGCCGCGGCCGGCCCGATCCCCGTCCTCCTCGGGGTCTCCGCCACCCCGTTCACCGACCTGCCCTGA
- a CDS encoding MarC family protein, whose product MPDLSLSSAFTTFFAVVGPPKVLLAFAHLSRRYSLPEMRRLTLVSSAVAGAVGVTMAYAADHLTDFFHVSDQSLQLAGGVIFFIYAVALVMGIGLPGGEEGGHLANPLADGVRELMLPFVASPLAITAVLVESLEDDSWAQRTTVASMYLAVIAVDCVCALLLAPLLRITHQTSLEVLARLLGLLLAAVGVELFLAGLASLDVPIPEKH is encoded by the coding sequence GTGCCCGACCTCAGTCTGAGCAGCGCGTTCACCACCTTCTTCGCCGTCGTGGGGCCGCCGAAGGTCCTGCTGGCCTTCGCCCACCTGAGCCGGCGGTACAGCCTCCCCGAGATGCGCCGGCTCACCCTGGTGAGCTCGGCGGTGGCCGGCGCGGTCGGGGTCACCATGGCGTACGCGGCGGATCACCTGACCGACTTCTTCCACGTCAGCGACCAGTCCCTGCAGCTGGCCGGCGGGGTGATCTTCTTCATCTACGCGGTGGCCCTCGTCATGGGGATCGGGTTACCCGGCGGCGAGGAGGGCGGGCACCTGGCCAACCCGCTGGCGGACGGGGTGCGCGAGCTGATGCTGCCGTTCGTGGCCAGCCCGCTGGCGATCACGGCGGTGCTGGTGGAGTCGCTGGAGGACGACTCCTGGGCGCAGCGGACCACGGTGGCGTCCATGTACCTGGCGGTGATCGCGGTGGACTGCGTCTGCGCCCTGCTGCTGGCACCGCTGCTGCGGATCACCCACCAGACCTCGCTGGAGGTGCTCGCCCGGCTGCTCGGGCTGCTGCTGGCGGCGGTCGGCGTGGAGCTGTTCCTGGCCGGCCTGGCCAGCCTGGACGTCCCGATCCCCGAGAAGCACTGA
- a CDS encoding glycosyl hydrolase family 18 protein, translated as MLRSVPQSPRPAHRRRRKSAVALAVGTAASLLLGGSLALTAGNSAQAAAGNTTGAPATSGGIKVAYFDQWSVYGNAYYLKTVQDTGAAGKLDYIIYDFANIHPTNGTCFEANKAASQNEDDPNAGDGAGDSFADYQKSFGADISVDGVADTWNQPLAGNFNQIKKLKAKNPKLKVLMSIGGWTYSKYFSDVAATDASRKKFVSSCVDMFIKGNLPLEGGFGGPGSAAGVFDGFDVDWEYPGGGGHTGNHSSPGDKQNFTLLMAEFRAQLDAQGKADGKTYATAAAVGAGQDKIMNVETDKLGPYLTFLDVMTYDMHGAWDAKGPTNHQAPLYSNPNDPMTPAKPGNGKYSVDAAIKAWTVGDPEYGIKGGFPANKINMGIPFYYRGWTGVPAGANNGLFQSATGPATGGAMSGNVGGIRMYKELNGFVDNPAYTYWDDAAKTAYFYDGTTFWTGENERSIQAKIDYAHCNGLGGSFAFSLYDLGTQTKLLDKMASATDGSAAGCPAAPSPTPTNSATPSQSASPTASASPTQSASPTASTSPTVPGGSCTAPSWNSTTVYPTAGTKVSWKGHTYTNKWWTQGEDPSLSGQWGVWADGGAC; from the coding sequence ATGCTTCGTTCCGTCCCCCAGTCGCCGCGGCCGGCGCACCGGCGCCGCCGCAAGAGCGCGGTCGCGCTGGCCGTCGGCACCGCGGCCTCCCTGCTGCTCGGCGGCTCGCTGGCGCTCACCGCCGGCAACAGCGCCCAGGCCGCGGCCGGCAACACCACCGGCGCGCCCGCCACCAGCGGCGGCATCAAGGTCGCCTACTTCGACCAGTGGTCGGTCTACGGCAACGCCTACTACCTGAAGACCGTCCAGGACACCGGTGCGGCGGGCAAACTCGACTACATCATCTACGACTTCGCCAACATCCACCCGACCAACGGGACCTGTTTCGAGGCCAACAAGGCCGCCTCCCAGAACGAGGACGACCCCAACGCCGGCGACGGCGCGGGCGACTCCTTCGCCGACTACCAGAAGAGCTTCGGCGCGGACATCTCGGTGGACGGCGTGGCCGACACCTGGAACCAGCCGCTGGCCGGCAACTTCAACCAGATCAAGAAGCTGAAGGCGAAGAACCCGAAGCTCAAGGTCCTGATGTCGATCGGCGGTTGGACCTACTCCAAGTACTTCTCGGACGTCGCCGCCACCGACGCCTCGCGGAAGAAGTTCGTCTCCTCCTGCGTCGACATGTTCATCAAGGGCAACCTCCCGCTGGAGGGCGGCTTCGGCGGCCCGGGTTCGGCGGCCGGCGTCTTCGACGGCTTCGACGTGGACTGGGAGTACCCGGGCGGCGGCGGCCACACCGGCAACCACTCCTCGCCCGGCGACAAGCAGAACTTCACCCTGCTGATGGCGGAGTTCCGCGCCCAGCTGGACGCCCAGGGCAAGGCCGACGGCAAGACCTACGCCACCGCGGCGGCGGTCGGCGCGGGCCAGGACAAGATCATGAACGTCGAGACCGACAAGCTCGGCCCGTACCTGACCTTCCTCGACGTCATGACCTACGACATGCACGGCGCCTGGGACGCCAAGGGCCCGACCAACCACCAGGCCCCGCTCTACTCCAACCCGAACGACCCGATGACCCCGGCCAAGCCGGGCAACGGCAAGTACTCGGTCGACGCCGCCATCAAGGCCTGGACCGTCGGTGACCCGGAGTACGGCATCAAGGGCGGCTTCCCCGCCAACAAGATCAACATGGGCATCCCGTTCTACTACCGCGGCTGGACCGGCGTGCCCGCCGGCGCCAACAACGGCCTGTTCCAGAGCGCGACCGGCCCGGCCACCGGCGGCGCGATGAGCGGCAACGTCGGCGGCATCCGGATGTACAAGGAGCTCAACGGCTTCGTCGACAACCCGGCCTACACCTACTGGGACGACGCCGCCAAGACCGCGTACTTCTACGACGGCACCACCTTCTGGACCGGCGAGAACGAGCGGTCCATCCAGGCCAAGATCGACTACGCGCACTGCAACGGCCTCGGCGGCAGCTTCGCCTTCTCGCTGTACGACCTGGGCACCCAGACCAAGCTGCTCGACAAGATGGCCAGCGCCACCGACGGCTCCGCCGCCGGCTGCCCCGCCGCGCCGTCCCCGACCCCGACCAACTCGGCCACGCCGTCGCAGTCCGCGAGCCCGACCGCCTCGGCCAGCCCGACCCAGTCGGCCTCGCCGACCGCGAGCACCTCGCCGACCGTGCCGGGCGGCAGCTGCACGGCGCCGAGCTGGAACTCCACGACGGTGTACCCGACCGCGGGCACCAAGGTGTCCTGGAAGGGCCACACCTACACCAACAAGTGGTGGACCCAGGGCGAGGACCCCTCGCTGAGCGGCCAGTGGGGCGTGTGGGCGGACGGGGGCGCCTGCTGA